In Camelina sativa cultivar DH55 chromosome 13, Cs, whole genome shotgun sequence, the genomic window aaaatgaatTAGAagggtaacttttttttttcttgaataaatAGCACAAACAATCAGTGGTTATGTACCTTTATTATTGGTAGTTCCACACGACATTGGTAGTTCCACACGACACCTACAAAAATCAGTGGTTATGTAcctttattatttataaaactaggATTTTACTGCGTGATGAGATTTTTAATCTTGATTTGGGTAAAATACTAGAGAATAACATATTTTTGGGTTCTCATAGTTTACGTCATAGATGGGAAGTTACAGTGGAACATATAGAGAAGGTGAAATGGTATTGCTCTTCAGATTCGCCATCTTGTAGCCGATGTTGATGATGACAAGGACAAGAGTGCAAATAGACTTCCCATTGTATTGTTAACTTGTATGATCTCAACCGCGATAATTAGTTTTTCACCATTTGAGACATTGACTTGCTCTGTACCAATCCAGAAGAAGTAAAGAcgagttttatattattggttNNNNNNNNNNNNNNNNNNNNNNNNNNNNNNNNNNNNNNNNNNNNNNNNNNNNNNNNNNNNNNNNNNNNNNNNNNNNNNNNNNNNNNNNNNNNNNNNNNNNNNNNNNNNNNNNNNNNNNNNNNNNNNNNNNNNNNNNNNNNNNNNNNNNNNNNNNNNNNNNNNNNNNNNNNNNNNNNNNNNNNNNNNNNNNNNNNNNNNNNNNNNNNNNNNNNNNNNNNNNNNNNNNNNNNNNNNNNNNNNNNNNNNNNNNNNNNNNNNNNNNNNNNNNNNNNNNNNNNNNNNNNNNNNNNNNNNNNNNNNNNNNNNNNNNNNNNNNNNNNNNNNNNNNNNNNNNNNNNNNNNNNNNNNNNNNNNNNNNNNNNNNNNNNNNNNNNNNNNNNNNNNNNNNNNNNNNNNNNNNNNNNNNNNNNNNNNNNNNNNNNNNNNNNNNNNNNNNNNNNNNNNNNNNNNNNNNNNNNNNNNNNNNNNNNNNNNNNNNNNNNNNNNNNNNNNNNNNNNNNNNNNNNNNNNNNNNNNNNNNNNNNNNNNNNNNNNNNNNNNNNNNNNNNNNNNNNNNNNNNNNNNNNNNNNNNNNNNNNNNNNNNNNNNNNNNNNNNNNNNNNNNNNNNNNNNNNNNNNNNNNNNNNNNNNNNNNNNNNNNNNNNNNNNNNNNNNNNNNNNNNNNNNNNNtttttttttttttttttttttttttgtaaaatagttACATGTCTGTTTTGAGTGATTCTGATACTGTGGACCAAAACCTAAAACTTGTCAAAGATCACTACAGAATCCAAAACTAGTCTATGTCAATAACATCTgcagtttgatgtcaaaatacATGGTAGAAGGATGATCCTTGatcaacaataaataaacacaaagagagaaatCAAACAGAGTTTTAAGAACACCAAACAACCTTCTTAGTCTGGAACTGGAATCAGACTTGGAACGTACACATAGCTACAAATAAACGGGTCACCGTAGTGATCAGATCCATGGCGTCCTGTCTCGATTTGTTTTCTGATCCCACCTTGATCAATTTGGTAAAAAGTGATGCAAGACCACCacttatcatcatcttccttgACATATCCTTCGCACCATGCCATGATAATTTTGTGATTTCCAATGGAGTATCCAGGACGAGCCATATCAGTATCGTACTGTAACAACGGAAGCTGAGGGCTAGTGACATTAAAATATTTGGTAAACGAAACAACTTTATCACTCAACTTGTTTGTCACCCACACCTCAATCTCAGTTGATACTTCTTCGTCACCATGTTGTAGTAATAAAGAGAGCCTATCTCCACTGAAACAGGCTAATCGTCTAGTCTCGTGGAAAGGAGGACAAACACATAGGTTCTTGAACGCTTCCATGGTGAAATCAAAACTTAGAACATATGTGGCAGCAATCCAATACATATTACCCTTCACTGACACACCTTGGCAATCAGTATCTATATCCAAATCGAGCTTAGCATCAAGACTTCTCCACGAATCAGACCTGAATTCATATATCTCACACTCTTCTGGATCATCATAAGACAGAGGACCAGAAAACCTCAAGATCTTGTAATTATGGCGACACGTATTGTCGTATCCAATCCCAAAGTAATCAGATTTAGAGTAGCAGACCAAGGGTTCGATCCGTTTGATTTTACTCGTAACCGGATTCCAAACTGCGAGATCGATGTCTCTTTCTCTATTGTAAATCGGGTGACCACCGAAACACAGCATGAGTCCATCACAGTGAACCATATAATCAAACGAATGTGGAGAGCGAAACACGTCTGGGAGTGGTGAATATTTATGGATTCCGGTCACCGGATCCATGATTTGAACCGTCTGATTATCATCGATCCTTAAGAAACGTTCCGGAGAGCGACCCAAGTGATTGTACATGAATCTCTTGTCGGTGATGAGATCGTACCATTGCTTGCACGTCGACTTGAATCGGTTCAAAGACTCAGCAGGAGTCCTGATTAGTATTTCTTCTATTAGCTCAAATGGCAAAAACCGCAACAAACGCTTCGTAGAAGCCATGAACGGTTGATTGAAACAAAGAGATGTGGTTTCTTGATTGATAaggtttcttgtttcctttttagTTAGGTTTAAGACTTTAAGCGCTATATCGTgattaaccaaaccaaaataccAATCGAATGAAAGTAAACCAACAATGTTGAGCGGTAAACCAATAAAGCGCTATATTCCTTTTTTagttagagtttttttttttttttttctaatattctgatgtgtatataaaaatacttttgacaaaagaagaaaactacaCAATTTTAGAAAATAGAGATTATTAAATCTCAATATTCATATTGTATGCATATTAGAGTAATCAAATGTGTACCAGTTTAGTATTGGTTAATATTTAGATGTCGGCTGTGCCGcaagtaaaaatttaaaatgactaacattgttaatttcacgTTTTGAGTAGAAACtttatggtaattttttaaCTGTATAGTATAAAAGTCAGaaataatgactaagatgaatcaaccaaattaattaaataaaatttgtgttgTCTATATAGAAATCAATTCAGTgacaataagaaaataataataaagatatCTGAATCAAGGCTTGttgaatcatactcagataatcaatttgaaagatattcaaataaaccaatatttaaatcattattctatcaaaatttacaaaaaataatataagagaaGCAGGGAGAAAGAGCTCATATCTGCAAGCCTGCAACCAACAAAATTGACTAAAAGGATAAatctatatacaaaaaattagaaatcacaatcaattacctaaattaatacttggaagatATGATCATGCATGTATTAGATGGAAaatgacaccaaacaaaagttatatgaatgaatcaataaataaaacaatccaaattttaacaaaaatgagtgaatcaatgttgattcataaattgaaaaaaataatactcggtatttttaaatttggaggtgttatcaaagaacaaaactcttttcaaagtccataaaaatctatatatatatatataaataaagaggtgttaaacaaaatgtgcaaaacaaacaagtgcgaacattgaaagctgggagtacgacgaagaagcacaattgttggatccaaaacattgcaacttttgagattattaacaaatctaaacagttagatgagataaaaaaaacaatctcatccgttagatttaaattgacccataaaagtgagtttgctataatatataaacatataaatctatgaaaaatagaaatcatgatcaattacctagattaatacttggaagagatgattgACGTGGTATAaatggaaaacgacaccaaacaaaagttagatgatggaatcaataaataaaacaatccaaattttaacaaagatgagtgaatcaatgttgattaataaattgaaaaaaataatactcagaatttttaaagcttggaggtgtgaaacaaaatggtgcgaaaactaacaattgCAAACATTAAAAgttaggggtacgacgaagaaacaaaactgttggatcaaaatattgcaacttttgagatcattaacaaatctaaactgtTAGATGAGACAATAAAAACAGTCTCATCCGTTAGATTTAACTTGACCTTAAAAATGGgttgctattatatataaaaaatattaaaaaaaactccaatacattaacttgtaagtttaatattaaaataatactcagaaaacaataaaattgaAACTTGTTTTAATAGTccataaatatctatatataataaacaaaaaggtgtaaaatacAGAGTTGTAAAGCATagatgtgtgaaacaaaaaagtgtacACACTAATTtgtgtgatttttaaaagataagggTACGACAAAAAAACACGattattggaagaaaaaaaacttggaactgttgggatcattaataattctaaactgttagatgagataatagaaaTAATCTTAtccgttagattaaagttgacccCCAAAAATGGGTTTATTAGAAATAGAAcaatacaaaaagaataaaataaactttgtaTGTCTGAAGGTTTATGTCTTTACAGATCATTAATGTTATACTTTTTCCGAACTATATGACCacacatataataataataatctagcAGAGAAGAAATTGGTTTTATTCATATTTAACCGAATGAACACTAACAAGTTCATTAGTAGACACTAACAGTTTCATTCGTAAGCTTTTGTCATTGGTTCAGTGAGTTTCATAAAATCTATCTATATCTATTACAATGCAACgcaaatataaaaatacctTGAATTAAAGAATGATGcaggttaattaaaaaaaacactccaGTAAAATAATTCTCtgattttattaattacttgtaagtttaaaaaatactcagaaaacaataaatttgaaacttttttttgtagtccataaaaaatttatatataataaacaaagaggtgtaaagtATAAAGGTGTAATAGAggtttgaaacaaaaatgtgcaaaTATTAATAAgtgcgatttttgaaagatgggggtacgacgaagagattcaaaaattaatagatccgatttttgaaagatgggacATGACGAAAATACACGAttatttgaaggaaaaaacTTACATCTGTTAAAATCATTAAACCGTTAGATGAAATAATACAACTAATCTCATCGGTTGGATTAAAGTTgacataaaaaaagattttgctattatatatagattagtattGTACttataaaataggaaaaatgattgccaATTACCTGAAGTATATGCACGCCAACTCATGGCCACACAtgcaaataatataaatatcttGTTAACTACATGAACTATTGACATCACATAAGgacatgcataaacaaacataggttatgtaTACAACTAAATAAACATTTAACTCCAGTGTTTTGTTGGTCGAAATTCGGCGTCGACCATTGTTGACCGTcattgaccggcgttgaccagaaaattatttttaaaatatatatttgggaATTTAGTGAGAAATACCACTTTTAAAACTAAAGTTGTGAGAAATGCCACTTTTagtttttcctttttagaaatgtcattttctaatttttatgctATATGATGAAAATATGTTTCTACCCTTGAATTAAAGAAATATAtggtttaagaaagaaaaaaattggacgAGTGGCGTGAATTTTGCGGTACAAAACACACACTTGTTGAACTTCTGGTGGACCAGATCCAACTCCCAGTCATGTTTAGTGTATCTCTAAGTGGAACAGATCCACTTGGTTGGACTCTACTTGTCCACCTCTAGGTCTGACGACGCATGTACCGATCTTATTGTACCTCCAGTGGACCAGATTTAACGCTCGAAAGGTATTTGTCCACCATATTTAtgtccttctctctctttagtaGACATTATCCGCTTGGTTGACAACACTTGTCCATCccaattatatcattttttctcttAATGGACCATATCCGCTTGGTTGACGATACTTGTCCATCAATAACATGAAACTTTTTTTCACCCTATAGGCTTCCCGCCACAAACCGATCTTATAGTGCCTCCGCTGGACTGGATTAAACGCTCGAACAGGTTAGTGGATCACGTTTTGTCCTTCGGTCTCCTTGGTGGACCAGATCTGCTTGGTTAACAACATTTGTCTGTCAATAACTTAAAACTTGGTCCACCTCTGCAGGTGACGCACATACAGAATCTTACGATCCACCAGTGGATGAAATATGTTATTCACCTATGGAAGCTGTCATCTCCAACCAAGCAAGGTGAATATTATAGAACAATATGGAGGTTCGCACCGCCGTACAAAGTGAATATGGAGGTTAGCAACACCAATATAGAGAACaactgaggaagaagatgagcacGGAGGATTGCAGCACTGCTATGTATGGCAACTGAAATGGTAGAAGATGAAAAGCCTTAAGTTAGAATAAGAGATCTGAGATttgcaatacaaaaaaaattgagatctCGGAAAAAACTTTGCCTTTCAACt contains:
- the LOC104738413 gene encoding putative F-box only protein 15, with the protein product MASTKRLLRFLPFELIEEILIRTPAESLNRFKSTCKQWYDLITDKRFMYNHLGRSPERFLRIDDNQTVQIMDPVTGIHKYSPLPDVFRSPHSFDYMVHCDGLMLCFGGHPIYNRERDIDLAVWNPVTSKIKRIEPLVCYSKSDYFGIGYDNTCRHNYKILRFSGPLSYDDPEECEIYEFRSDSWRSLDAKLDLDIDTDCQGVSVKGNMYWIAATYVLSFDFTMEAFKNLCVCPPFHETRRLACFSGDRLSLLLQHGDEEVSTEIEVWVTNKLSDKVVSFTKYFNVTSPQLPLLQYDTDMARPGYSIGNHKIIMAWCEGYVKEDDDKWWSCITFYQIDQGGIRKQIETGRHGSDHYGDPFICSYVYVPSLIPVPD